In Paenibacillus dendritiformis, the DNA window TATATGGCCCCAGGCAGTTCCCTATTTTTCAATATATCGCGTTCGGGTTGCTGGATCGTGACGGCGATCGATCGCTGCGAGGTCGGCATCGATATCGAGCGGATCAGGCCTATGAAGCCAGAGGAGGCGCGTTTGTTATGCACGTCCCGGGAATACCGGATCGCTTCCGGCCTGGACGCGGATGCGCGCGCCCGCTTTCTCCATTGGCTGTGGACGGCCAAGCAGAGCTATCTCAAAGCCCGCGGAACCGGACGATACGGTCCGCTGGATGAACTGGAGATCCTGCCGGACGGAGTTCACCCGTGGCGGCTTCCGTCCGTCTGGCATGCGCGGGGATATGTCTTTACCCGAATGGAGGGTCTGGATGCCGGGTATTGTGTGACGGCATGCGGTGTCGATTCCAAGATTGCGCCCATAGAGCATTGGACATTGGAACAATTATTGGATAGGTTCCAACCCTATTGTTCGTCAATGAGAAGGAGCTGAATCAATTTGTCTGCCATTCCATTTACAACCGAACAGCTTACGGGCTATGACGCCCATACATTCGAGATTCCTTCCGCCATCGTGGATGGTCTGGAACAGCTGACACGCACCCGTTCGGTCACATTGGAGGCTGCAGTGGGCGTGGCATGGAGCGGTCTGGTTGCGCGGTACCATAACGCAGAGGAAGTCGTTCTTCTTGCGATGGCCAGCCGGAGCCGGGACGGCGTGCTGGTGGCGGTTCGTCCGGAGGAGACGCTGTGGAGCGCGGCGGAGGCGCTGTGCGGCCAACTGCAGACCGGCGGGGAGGATTCGGGCGCAAGCGGCGACATTACCACATGCTGCTGGTGCCAGGATGCCGAGGTGCCGGGCAAGACGAGAGCCGAGATTTCGGACGGGGACCTGCATGCCCGGATTTTGGGGCGGGAAGCGGCATTTCTTGGCCCGTTTTTATTTACGATTTATTATCGGCCGGAGCGCTTCAGCCTGGATGCCGCCACACGGATGGGCCAACAGTTGAACCAGATGCTGAGGGAGGCGGCGCAAGCCCCGGACAAGCCGATCGGAGAGTGGGATCTTCTGACGAAGGAGGAAATCCGGCGCTACATCGAGAGGCATAACCGGACACAGTATCCTTATCCGAAGGACCGGACGGTGCCGTCCCTGTTCGAGGAGCAGGCGGCCCGCACTCCTGACGAACCGGCCATCATCGAAGAAGGCCGCCAATTTACATACAAGGAATTGAACGAAACGGCGAACCGGCTTGCTCATTATTTGCGTGCGCAAGGGGTCGCGCGCGAGCAAGCCGTCGGCATACTCGCCGAGCGGACGGCGGAGATGGTCATCGGAATTCTCGCGATCATTAAGGCCGGGGGCGCGTACGTCCCTATCGATCCGGATCATCCGCAGGATCGGATTCAATATTTGCTGGAAGACAGCGGGGCCCGGCTCGTGCTGACGAGCGCCGGACTGTCCGGACGCTTGCCGGCGGATGCGGTGCAGGTGCCGTTGGAGGCGACGGCTTGGGCCGATCAGCCGGGCCATAACCCGGAGCCGGCCGGGAGCGCGGAGGACCTGATTTACATTATCTACACGTCGGGATCGACCGGCAGACCGAAGGGGGTCATGGTGACTCATCGCAACGTGGTCCGTCTCGTCAAAAACACGAATTACGTGAGCTTCCAGCCCGGAGATCGGATGTTGCAGACCGGGTCGCTCGTCTTTGATGCGTCCACTTTTGAAATCTGGGGCTCCCTCTTGAATGGCATCGGCCTCGTGCTGGTCGATAAGACGACGATATTGGACAGCCGTCAATTGGATGAAGCGCTGCGCCGCTTCGGCGTCACGACGATGTTCCTGACGACGGCGTTGTTCCTCCAGCTCGTTGACCGCAATCCGGCCATCTTCAAGCCGGTGCGCCAGTTGTTCGTCGGCGGCGAGCTGATGTCCCCGAAGCATTTCTACCGGGCTGCGCAGGAGTGCGCGCCGATTCGGCTGTCGAACATCTACGGTCCGACGGAAAATACGACCTTCTCGACTTGCTATGAGCTGAAGGAAGAGCGGGAGGGCCCGATTCCGATCGGCACGCCGATCGGGAACTCGACGATATATGTCGTCAATGCGCATGGCAAGCTGCAGCCGCCCGGGGCGACCGGGGAGCTGTGGGTCGGCGGAGACGGCGTGGCCCGCGGTTATTTGAACCGTGACGATCTGACGGAAAAAATGTTCATCGACAGTCCGTTCGTGCCGGGGGAACGAATCTACAAGACCGGGGATCTGGTCCGCTTATGCGAAGACGGCCAGTTGGAGTTCGTCGGCCGCAAGGACCATCAGGTCAAAATTCGCGGCTACCGGATGGAGCTCGGCGAGATTGAAGCCCGCATTCACAGCCATAGCCAGGTGAAAGAGACGCTCGTCGCCGACTTCGAGGAAGCCCCGGGCCAGAAGGCGTTATGCGCCTACGTCGTCGCGGAAGGCGGGCTGGACGCGGCCGGGCTGAGAGCGTATCTGGCGCAGCAGCTGCCGGAATATATGGTTCCCGGCTATTTCATGTTCCTGGAGCGGATGCCGCTCACGATCAACGGCAAAATCGACCGGGCCAAGCTGCCGCGGCCTGAGCGGCAAGAGCGGGCGGCGATCCATTACGCGGCCCCGACGAACGGGACGGAGCGCAAGCTGGCGGCTATCTGGGAGGAACTGCTTGGCATCGAGCCGATCGGCATCGACGATCATTTCTTCGAGCTGGGCGGACACTCGCTCAAGGTCGCTCAATTGCAGGCGCGAATCTATGAGACGTTCCAGGTGAACATCTCCTTCAAGCTGCTGTTCGAGATGCCGTATATCCGCTCGCTCGCCTCGCTAATCGCCCAGCTGGAGCAGGGCGGCTTCGAAGCGATCGAGTCTGCGCCGGACAAGCCGCATTACCGGCTCGCCCCGGCTCAGCAGCGGATGTACGCCTTGCAGCAGCGGGCAGATATCGGCATGGCGTACCATGTGCCGCTCCTCTATCGCCTGCCGGGAGATTGCGAACCAGAGCGGCTGGAGCGGGCCCTCCGGAAGCTGGTGGAGCGCCATGAGGCGCTGCGGACATCCTTCCATTGGGAGGACGGCGAAGTCGTGCAGCGGGTGCATCCGGCCGTCGACTTCGCTATGCAGCGGCTGGAGGCCGATGGCCGCACGGCACAGGAGGCGGCCGCCTCGTTCCTGCGGCCGTTCCGAATGGAGGAGGCGCCGCTGCTGCGGGCGGCCTGGATCCGGTTCGCGGAAGGCGAGGCGGCGCTGCTGCTTGACGTTCATCATATCGTCTTCGATGGCACCTCGCTGAGCCTCCTGACCGAGGAATTGGCCGCTCTGTATGCGGGCCGGGAGCTTCCGGCGCAGACGCTGCATTACAAAGACTACGCCGAATGGCAGGCGGAGCGGGAACTTCGGGAGCAGGAAGCGGGAGAGGCGTATTGGCTGCGGATGCTGGAAGGCGAGCTGCCGGTGCTGGAGCTTCCGACCGACTTCCCGCGGCCGCCGATGCAGACCTTCGCGGGAGATATCGTCCGGGCGGCGCTGCCGGCCGCCGATGCCGCCGCGCTGAAGAAGCTGGCTTCGGAACGGGGGACGACGCTCTACATGGCGCTGCTCGCCGTGTACAATCTGCTGCTGGCCGCTTATGCGGACAAGGAGGATATTATCGTCGGCTGCGCCGTCGCGGCCCGGACGCATCCCGATCTGGAGCGGATGATGGGCATGTTCGTCAACACGCTGCCGATTCGCAGCTATCCGGAAGGGGGCAAATCCTTCGCGGACTATCTGGCCGAGCTGAAGGAGAGCTTGCTGGCGGCGTATGAATACCAGACCTATCCGCTGGACAAACTGGTCGACCGGCTGTCCTACCCGCGGGATATGAGCCGCAACCCGCTATTCGACACGGTCTTCGTCATGCAGAACATGGGCAATACGACGCTTGAGCTCGGCGGCGCGGCCTGCGAGGCCATTCCTTATCATAACGGCACCTCGAAGTTCGACGTGACGCTGGAGGCCGTGGAGCGGGAAGATGCCGTCTTGCTGAACTTCGAGTACAATACGGCTCTCTTCCGCCGGGATACCATCGAGCGGCTGGCGGGGCACTTCCTGCAGCTCGTGCAGGAGGCGGTGCGGAAGCCGGAGGCCCTCATCGGCGAACTGGACATGATTACGGCGAGGGAACGGGAGCGGATCGTCGCCGAGTTCAACCGGACGCAAGCCGACTATCCGCGCGAGGCGACGATTCACGGCCTGTTCGAGGAGCAGGCGCGGCGCACGCCGGATTGCACGGCGGTCACCGATCCGCAGCGCTCGCTTACCTATGCCGAGCTGAATGCGGAGGCGAACCGGCTGGCTCATGAGCTGCGGCGCCGCGGCGTCCGCCGGGAGCAGGCGGTCGGCGTCTTGACCGAGCGGACGGCGGAAATGATCGTCGGCGTTCTGGCCATTATGAAGGCGGGCGGCGCGTATGTCCCGATCGATCCGGATTATCCGGCGGATCGCGTCGATTACTTGCTGGAGGACAGCGGCGCGAAGCTCGTGCTTGCGAGCGGGTCGCTGGCAGGGCAGCTCCCGCCGCATATCGCCCGTGTCGGGTTCGAAGCGGCCGCGCACGGCCCAAGCGATGAAGAAGGGGCGGCGATCGATCCGGACAGCGTGAATGAGGCGGAGGATCTCGCCTATCTGATGTACACGTCGGGATCGACAGGCAAGCCGAAGGGGGTCATGGTGACCCACCGCAACGTCATCCGGCTCGTGCAGAATACGAATTTCGTCTCCTTCCGGGAGGACGACTGCATTCTTCAGACGGGCTCGCTGGTGTTCGACGCTTCGACGTTCGAGATCTGGGGAGCGCTGCTGAACGGACTGCGCCTGGTGCTCGTCGACAAAATGACGATTCTGGATGAGACCGCCCTGGCCGAAGCGATTCAACGCCACGGGGTCACGATGATGTGGCTGACCTCGCCGCTGTTCACCCAGCTGGCGGAGAAGAATCCGGAGCTGTTCCGTCCGGTGCGCACGCTGCTCGTCGGCGGCGACGTGCTCTCGCCGAAGCATATTTACCGGGTGCGCGAAGCGAGCGCGCCGATCACGATCATCAACGGGTACGGGCCGACAGAGAACACGACGTTCACGGCCTGCTACGAGATTGCCGGCGAGCGCCCTGGCTCGATCCCGATCGGCAAGCCGATTGCCAATTCGACGGCTTATGTCGTCAATGCGTTCGGCAAGCTGCAGCCGATCGGCGTCCCGGGCGAGCTGTGGGCCGGCGGCGACGGCGTCGCTCGCGGCTACTTGAACCGGAGCGGCTTGACCGCCGAGAAGTTCATCGACAGCCCGTTCCGGCCAGGGGAACGAATCTACAAGACCGGCGATCTGGTGCGCTGGCTGCCGGATGGCAATATTGAATTCCTCGGGCGCAAGGATCATCAAGTCAAAATTCGCGGCTTCCGCATGGAGCTGGGCGAGATCGAGGCGCAGATCCGCACTCATCCGCAGGTGAAGGACGTGCTCGTGTCCGTGCGCGAGGAAGCGCCGGGGCAGAAGGCGCTCTGCGCCCATATCGTGGCGGAAGGCGCGCTGACGGCGGCCGATGTCCGCGCCTATGTGCTGACCGGGCTGCCGGATTATATGGCGCCGTCTTATTACGCCTTCCTGGAGCGGATGCCGCTGACGACGAACGGCAAGATCGACCGCTCGAAGCTTCCGGAGCCGGAGAAGCTCGAAGGCGCGTCCGGGAGCATGGTTGCGCCGGAGAACGAGATCGAGCAGAAGCTGGCCGACGCGTGGCAGGAGGTGCTTGGGCTGGCGCAGGTCGGCGTCGAAGATAACTTCTTCGATATCGGCGGCCATTCCTTGAAGGCAATCACGCTGGTTGCCCGGCTGAAGCAGGAATTCATCGTCGATGTCGCCGATATCTTCGCGTATCCGACGGTTCGGCAGCTCGCCTGCCGCATTGAATACCGGCCGAACCATCTGCAGGAGAAGCTGGCGCGGATACGCGAACGGTACGCCGCGGCCCCGAACGGGGAAGCGCCGGCCGTGGCGGAAGCGCGCCGCCGTTACCGCAGCGGGATCGAAGGCCGGATTCCTTCGGAGGCGGAGCGCCGGACCGAGTACCGCCACGTGCTGCTGACGGGAGCGACCGGCTATCTGGGCGCTTATCTGCTGCATGAGATCATCTCGCGCACGGGCAGCGAAATCAGCGTCATTGTAAGGGGACGGACGCCGGACGAGGCGCGCGGGCGCTTGGCCGACAAGCTGGCTTACTATTTTGGCCCGGATTGGTTCCCGGCGCATGCCGCGCGGATCCATCCCGTGAACGGCGAACTGTCGGCGGAACGGTTCGGCCTCGAGACCGGGGACTACGAGCGGCTCGCCAGCGAAGTGGACTGCATTGTTCATGCGGCCGCGAACGTGAAGCATTACGGCCATTATGACGACTTCGTGCGGAGCAATGTGACGGCAACGGAGCGGCTGATTGATCTGGCGCTCGAACGGACGCCGAAGGCGTTCCACCATGTATCGACGATGTCGGTCGGCATGGGCACCATCGATGGCCGAGCCGAGGCGCTGTTCACGGAAGATGACGGGGATCTCGGCCAGCAGCATCATAACGTCTATGTGAAGACGAAGTTCGAAGCAGAGCTCCGCATTCAGGAAGCCCGCGCCCGCGGTCTGCAGGCGAGCATTTATCGGGTCGGCAATATCGTCTGCCATTCGGACACGGGCCATTTCCAGGAAAATATTGCGGACAACGCTTTTTACAATACTCTGAAATCTTATCTTGGCCTGGGGGCGGTGCTGGCGTCGGAGCCGGATACCGATTTGTCCTTCGTCAATCAGGTGAGCGCGGCCATCGTGACGCTGTTCGACAAGCCGGCGCTGTACAACGGCACGTATCACGTGTACAACCCGCATCTGATCAGCTTGGCCGACCTGCTGGCCGCTCATCCTGGCACCACGGTGAAGCCGCTGGCTGCCGGTCCGTTCTTCGAGGAACTGTACGCCCGCTTCGAGCGGGAAGAGAACCGGGAGGCGGTCGAGAGCGTGCTGCTGCACAACGGCTGGATGGATGAAGCATCGAACGGGACCATATTCGTGCATACGGCGGAACGGACGGCAGCGCTGCTCGCTCGCCTGGGCTTCGCATGGACGAAGCCGGCCGCGGCGGAATTCCGGCGGCTGCTTGCGCATGCCGAGGCGGTAGGCTTCCTGCCGCAAGCATCAAGCCGGAAATAGCCGGTTCACCTGTCAGGCCTAGTGTGGTCAATAAGTACAAATACGGCCTGATACGGATGTAAGGACTGGTGCGTTGGATACGGACCGATGCAGACGGATACGCATTGACGCGCGCCGAAATGGATTGATACGGGCAATCGGAGCGGCACGGTGCGTTACGCTGGACTGGTTCGCGCCGCGGCGGCAGGGGTAGACCACGTCTGGGAGGGGATAAGAGAGCACAACATCGAGAGGCGGATTGACAGCGGGAATGCCGGACGCATCCTGCCATGGCATGATTTCTAACGATCAAAAACGACTACATTTGAGGAGGACTTACAACTATGTTTAACGTAAAATACGACGCAGCAAAGAACCGCATTTATATCAAGCTTGAAGGCATGATGGGCATGGACGAGGCGAAGGAGTATGACAAAACGGCCCGCCAATATGTTGACAAGGCGAAGGAAGGATACACGTTCTGCATCGACATGGCGGATGCGCAACCGGCTCCGGCCGACGTAAATGAATATTTGTCTGGCCTGCGCGAATATATGGCCAAGAAGAAAATTCTCGGCTCGGCCATGATCGTCAGCTCGGCGCTCACGAAGCTGCAGCTGTCCCGGTTGATTAAGGAGCTCGGCGGCGACAACGGCGTATTCCAGAGCTACGAAGAAGCCGACAAATATCTCGACAGCTTTAAATAAGAGAGTGCGGACTGATGCGAAAAAGACTTGCCCGCGATGCGGGGAGTCTTTTTCCGCATAGCGGCCTGTAACGTACACAACTTGAATGAGTCGTGTTCAACGAATACAACCCGAAGGTGAGAAGACAATGAACGCTCAAATCACATCCGTGACCAAACGGCTGAAATTCATGGGCAACTGGTGGCATAAGTCGCTGTTGGCGCGAATCCTCGTGCCCATGACGCTCTTGACTTTGCTAATCATTGCAGCGACAAGCATGGTCAATGTCAACTTTTTAAAAGAAACGATAACGGACTTGATGATTAAAGATACGGAGCAAGACGTCTCCCATGTCATCAGCTTGATCGAACGCGGCGGCGACTTGAATCCGGATGAAATGCTTGAAAACATCGCTCTCCGGGAACACAGCTTCGCGCTCATTGTCGACGGCAACGAGATCGCGGCGGCCGCAGGCGCCGCAGAGAAGACGAAGCTGGCCGATTATCCGCAGTTGAAGCCGCTGCTGGAGTCGCCACAAGGAAGCATGTTCCTGGATAATCAACTGGAATATGGCGTATCCGGCCAAGCCGGGAAGTACCGCGTCATCATCGTGTCCAGCCTGCTCGATTTCAGCGACGGGGTCGGATACTATCAGTTGATGCTGCTTGCGGTTGCGATCGCCTCCATCCTGGTGATTTGCGGAACGATATGGCTGCTTGTGAATCGGTTCATGGTGAAGCCGATCCATGAAGTGGCCGAGACGCTGGACCGGATTGGAAGCGGCGATTTGACGCAGCGCCTCTCCATGGATGTGAACCGGCAGGATATATGGGGAATGGTCGCCCGCGGGGTAGACAATATGACCTCGAATCTGCGGAATCTCGTCGAACAGGTCGTCGCGACAAGCGACAAGGTTACCGTCACCTCGGGAGACTTCGTCCACAGCGCGCAGGAGACGAGCAAAGCCTCTGAGCAGGTGACCCTCTCCTTGCAGGATATCTCGCAGGGGGTCGACGAGGAAGCGCGCATGCTCCGCAATATCGGCGGCACGATGGAGGACATTACGATGGCCATCGGCGAAGTCGAGCAGGTCGTCAAGTCGATGACGAGCGATTTCGCGAGCGCCAGCGAGCTGGTATCGAGCGGCAGCGTCATGGTCAAGGACACGGTGAGCCAGATGAACGAGCTGGCGGAAAACGTCGGATCCAGCTCCGTCGTCATCACCGAATTGGAGCATCGTTCCGGCAAGGTCGGCGAGATTATCCAGATTATTACCGAGATTGCGGGACAGACGAATCTGCTGGCCCTGAACGCGGCGATTGAAGCGGCCCGGGCGGGCGAGCACGGTCTTGGCTTCGCGGTTGTCGCCAATGAGGTGCGCAAGCTGGCCGATCAATCGAATCAGGCTGCGCTGGAAATCCAGGAAATCATTTCGCTCGTTCAGGCTGATACGCTCCAGGCCGTCGAGTCGATGAGCAAGAGCACGAAGCTGGTCGAGTCGGGCATGGAGAGCGTGAACCAGACCGGGCAAGTGTTCGGAGCGATCGTCAAGACGATTCAGGAAGTGTCGAGCAATGTGGAAATGGTCGACGCGATCGTGCAGGAGGTCAATCTGAACGCGAAAGAAATTTTGGAGCGGGTTCAGGGCATTATCCAAATTTCCGAGGAATCGTCGGCCAACGTGCAGTCGATTGCTGCCGCGACCGAAGAGCAAAATGCCATTATGGAAGAATTGGCCCTCTCGTCCGAAGAGCTCACTCGCTTGTCGGGCAATCTGCGGGAAGCCTTGACGAAATTCACCGTATAATGCAAAAAGGATATGTGTCTCATCGGCATCGGCCGTGTTCTCCTCGAGAGAGCACGGCCATTGTTGCATTCGGGGGGCCGGAGGAAGGCTTGAGCAAGCCGAAAGCAGGGCCCAAGGGGATGCCGGGGCAAAAATCAAGTGAACAATTCGTAAACAAATAGATTGAACGGTTATTCCAATTGTTTTATTATCTATATGTTGACATAATGGTCCTGAAAGGAGGCGAACATGCCGATGAGAGACATGGATGGATCCGTTCCGCCGGCCTTCAAGGACTGCGGATCCGATCGCGATCTCTGACGGCGCCGGACTCGATAACGGTACGGGATGTGAGAGTGAAGATGAAAGGAAAGTCATTGTTATTCGGTCATGTTCGGGCTCACTGGTTCTTTTATGTGACGGCGGTGCTGTTCATGGCGGCCGCCAACGTTATCAATTCGTTCTACCCCGCCCTGCTCGGCCAGTTCACCGATGAATTGCAGCAGAAGGGGCTGACGCGGGGCGCGGTCATTCATTACAGCCTCTGGCTCGCGGCGATAGGCGTCGGGTATGGCGTGCTCTTCGGCCTGGGACAGTACATGAACCACCGTCTCGGCCGGCTGTTCGAGTTCAATACGCGGCAGCGGCTGTTCGGGCAATTCACCCGGTTGAGCGAGCATTATTATTCCAAAAACGGGGTCGGCAAGCTGCTTAGCTACTTCATGAATGATGTCCGGGCCGTCCGTGAATCCATCGCCAACGGCGTCAATCAGATGACGAATGCCACGATTCTGCTCGTATCCGTCCTCGTGATGATGATGCTGAGCCATATACCCCTGCATCTGGTCTTGGTCTGCGTCCTGCCGCTCCTCTCCATTCCGCTGTTCGTCGTCTACTTCGGCCCCCGCATTCGCATGCGCTCCCGCGCCGTGCAGGATGCGCTTGCCGGGATGACGGAATCCGCGGAAGAACAATTCGGCGGCATCAAAGTAACGAAAACGTTCGCGGTGGAGCATATCGCCCAAGCCCGCTTCGACGGGACGGTCGACCATATCCGCGACAATCAGCTTCGCCTCGTGCGGATGACGTCCTTGTTCCAGGCGCTGATCCCGTTCGCCGGCGCGCTGTCGCTGGCGTTAGCGATCACATACGGAGGGATGATGTCCATCCGCGGACAGCTGTCGCTCGGGAACTTCGTTACATTGACGCTGTACCTGCGCATGATCATGACGCCGCTGCAGCAGATTGGCAACGTGATCAATACGATCCTGCGCTCCCGCGCGTCGCTGGACCGGCTGAACCGGCTGATGGAAGAGGAGCCGGATATCCAGGAGGCGGCAGAGGCGGTTGCGCTGCGTCCGGGGGAGGCGGAGCTGGAACTGCGCCATCTGTCCTTCACTTATCCGGAAAGCGATACCCCCTCGCTGGAGGATATCAGCATCCGCGTCGCTCCGGGCAAGACGCTCGGCATTGTCGGCAAGACGGGAAGCGGCAAGACGACGCTCGTCAAGCTGCTTCTGCGGGTATACGATCCGCCGGAGGGAAGCGTCTTTATCGGCGGCGGCGATATCCGGCATCTGACGCTGGAGAGCCTGCGCACGCAGATTGCCTACGTCCCGCAGGACGGATTTTTGTTCAGTACGACGATTCGCGACAATATCGCTTTTTATAACCGCGAGATCGATGACGGTCCGGTTCAGGAAGCGGCGAAGCTGGCGGACATTTACCGCAATATCGAGGAATTCCCCGACAAATTCGGCACGAAGCTGGGCGAGCGGGGACTTACCTTGTCCGGCGGCCAGCGCCAACGCACCAGCTTGGCCCGCGGGCTCATCAAGAACGCGCCGATCCTGATCCTGGACGACAGCGTCAGCGCCGTGGACGTCGTCACCGAGTCCGCTATCCTGGCGAATCTGCGCCGCGCCCGCAAGGGCTTGACGACGCTTATCATCGCCCATCGCATCAGCGCGGTGCGCCATGCGGACGAGATCGTCGTCCTCGATGAGGGGCGGATTGCGGAGCGCGGCACGCATGCCGAGCTGCTCCGCCAGGGCGGCTACTATGCTTCGCTGCATGCCATTCAAGAGGAGGGGATGCTCGATGCGTGAAGCCGCAAGCGCGAAGCCGAATGCCGCGCAGGACATCTCGCGCGAGGATCGCATGCGTTCCTTCGCGGCGATGCTGGCCTACGCCAAGCCGTACCGGCTCACCTTCCTCGCGGTGTTCGTCTGCACCTTCTTCGCCATCGGCGCGGATCTGCTGCAGCCGTATCTGGTGAAGGTGGCGATCGACGAGAACTTGCTGACGGGCGCGCACGGGGCAGAGACGCTGCTGCTGCTCGGCGGCTGCTACTTCCTGCTGGCGGCGGTCAGCCTGGTCTTCTCCTACGTTCAAGCGAACCTGCTGCAGAAGGTCGGGCAAAGCATCGTCGGCCAGCTTCGCAAAGATCTGTTCCGCCATAT includes these proteins:
- a CDS encoding methyl-accepting chemotaxis protein, which codes for MNAQITSVTKRLKFMGNWWHKSLLARILVPMTLLTLLIIAATSMVNVNFLKETITDLMIKDTEQDVSHVISLIERGGDLNPDEMLENIALREHSFALIVDGNEIAAAAGAAEKTKLADYPQLKPLLESPQGSMFLDNQLEYGVSGQAGKYRVIIVSSLLDFSDGVGYYQLMLLAVAIASILVICGTIWLLVNRFMVKPIHEVAETLDRIGSGDLTQRLSMDVNRQDIWGMVARGVDNMTSNLRNLVEQVVATSDKVTVTSGDFVHSAQETSKASEQVTLSLQDISQGVDEEARMLRNIGGTMEDITMAIGEVEQVVKSMTSDFASASELVSSGSVMVKDTVSQMNELAENVGSSSVVITELEHRSGKVGEIIQIITEIAGQTNLLALNAAIEAARAGEHGLGFAVVANEVRKLADQSNQAALEIQEIISLVQADTLQAVESMSKSTKLVESGMESVNQTGQVFGAIVKTIQEVSSNVEMVDAIVQEVNLNAKEILERVQGIIQISEESSANVQSIAAATEEQNAIMEELALSSEELTRLSGNLREALTKFTV
- a CDS encoding 4'-phosphopantetheinyl transferase family protein, with protein sequence MKIAALRWDHHTDDRLVQRLVPFLSAERQERYARLSRRADRHLMVIAEVLARCQICRLTGRRNDEIAFIRNRFGKPYMAPGSSLFFNISRSGCWIVTAIDRCEVGIDIERIRPMKPEEARLLCTSREYRIASGLDADARARFLHWLWTAKQSYLKARGTGRYGPLDELEILPDGVHPWRLPSVWHARGYVFTRMEGLDAGYCVTACGVDSKIAPIEHWTLEQLLDRFQPYCSSMRRS
- a CDS encoding non-ribosomal peptide synthetase, translating into MSAIPFTTEQLTGYDAHTFEIPSAIVDGLEQLTRTRSVTLEAAVGVAWSGLVARYHNAEEVVLLAMASRSRDGVLVAVRPEETLWSAAEALCGQLQTGGEDSGASGDITTCCWCQDAEVPGKTRAEISDGDLHARILGREAAFLGPFLFTIYYRPERFSLDAATRMGQQLNQMLREAAQAPDKPIGEWDLLTKEEIRRYIERHNRTQYPYPKDRTVPSLFEEQAARTPDEPAIIEEGRQFTYKELNETANRLAHYLRAQGVAREQAVGILAERTAEMVIGILAIIKAGGAYVPIDPDHPQDRIQYLLEDSGARLVLTSAGLSGRLPADAVQVPLEATAWADQPGHNPEPAGSAEDLIYIIYTSGSTGRPKGVMVTHRNVVRLVKNTNYVSFQPGDRMLQTGSLVFDASTFEIWGSLLNGIGLVLVDKTTILDSRQLDEALRRFGVTTMFLTTALFLQLVDRNPAIFKPVRQLFVGGELMSPKHFYRAAQECAPIRLSNIYGPTENTTFSTCYELKEEREGPIPIGTPIGNSTIYVVNAHGKLQPPGATGELWVGGDGVARGYLNRDDLTEKMFIDSPFVPGERIYKTGDLVRLCEDGQLEFVGRKDHQVKIRGYRMELGEIEARIHSHSQVKETLVADFEEAPGQKALCAYVVAEGGLDAAGLRAYLAQQLPEYMVPGYFMFLERMPLTINGKIDRAKLPRPERQERAAIHYAAPTNGTERKLAAIWEELLGIEPIGIDDHFFELGGHSLKVAQLQARIYETFQVNISFKLLFEMPYIRSLASLIAQLEQGGFEAIESAPDKPHYRLAPAQQRMYALQQRADIGMAYHVPLLYRLPGDCEPERLERALRKLVERHEALRTSFHWEDGEVVQRVHPAVDFAMQRLEADGRTAQEAAASFLRPFRMEEAPLLRAAWIRFAEGEAALLLDVHHIVFDGTSLSLLTEELAALYAGRELPAQTLHYKDYAEWQAERELREQEAGEAYWLRMLEGELPVLELPTDFPRPPMQTFAGDIVRAALPAADAAALKKLASERGTTLYMALLAVYNLLLAAYADKEDIIVGCAVAARTHPDLERMMGMFVNTLPIRSYPEGGKSFADYLAELKESLLAAYEYQTYPLDKLVDRLSYPRDMSRNPLFDTVFVMQNMGNTTLELGGAACEAIPYHNGTSKFDVTLEAVEREDAVLLNFEYNTALFRRDTIERLAGHFLQLVQEAVRKPEALIGELDMITARERERIVAEFNRTQADYPREATIHGLFEEQARRTPDCTAVTDPQRSLTYAELNAEANRLAHELRRRGVRREQAVGVLTERTAEMIVGVLAIMKAGGAYVPIDPDYPADRVDYLLEDSGAKLVLASGSLAGQLPPHIARVGFEAAAHGPSDEEGAAIDPDSVNEAEDLAYLMYTSGSTGKPKGVMVTHRNVIRLVQNTNFVSFREDDCILQTGSLVFDASTFEIWGALLNGLRLVLVDKMTILDETALAEAIQRHGVTMMWLTSPLFTQLAEKNPELFRPVRTLLVGGDVLSPKHIYRVREASAPITIINGYGPTENTTFTACYEIAGERPGSIPIGKPIANSTAYVVNAFGKLQPIGVPGELWAGGDGVARGYLNRSGLTAEKFIDSPFRPGERIYKTGDLVRWLPDGNIEFLGRKDHQVKIRGFRMELGEIEAQIRTHPQVKDVLVSVREEAPGQKALCAHIVAEGALTAADVRAYVLTGLPDYMAPSYYAFLERMPLTTNGKIDRSKLPEPEKLEGASGSMVAPENEIEQKLADAWQEVLGLAQVGVEDNFFDIGGHSLKAITLVARLKQEFIVDVADIFAYPTVRQLACRIEYRPNHLQEKLARIRERYAAAPNGEAPAVAEARRRYRSGIEGRIPSEAERRTEYRHVLLTGATGYLGAYLLHEIISRTGSEISVIVRGRTPDEARGRLADKLAYYFGPDWFPAHAARIHPVNGELSAERFGLETGDYERLASEVDCIVHAAANVKHYGHYDDFVRSNVTATERLIDLALERTPKAFHHVSTMSVGMGTIDGRAEALFTEDDGDLGQQHHNVYVKTKFEAELRIQEARARGLQASIYRVGNIVCHSDTGHFQENIADNAFYNTLKSYLGLGAVLASEPDTDLSFVNQVSAAIVTLFDKPALYNGTYHVYNPHLISLADLLAAHPGTTVKPLAAGPFFEELYARFEREENREAVESVLLHNGWMDEASNGTIFVHTAERTAALLARLGFAWTKPAAAEFRRLLAHAEAVGFLPQASSRK
- a CDS encoding protein kinase, producing the protein MFNVKYDAAKNRIYIKLEGMMGMDEAKEYDKTARQYVDKAKEGYTFCIDMADAQPAPADVNEYLSGLREYMAKKKILGSAMIVSSALTKLQLSRLIKELGGDNGVFQSYEEADKYLDSFK